In a single window of the Centropristis striata isolate RG_2023a ecotype Rhode Island chromosome 18, C.striata_1.0, whole genome shotgun sequence genome:
- the scml4 gene encoding sex comb on midleg-like protein 4 produces the protein MRLRGGREFNPDSYLELAPPPPLPVAWIPGVLRKGVRLRLRLDRRDDRGRGCWQLVDLEAESEPVGRRLRSQTPDTCAQSLMSTLSAGSEMQTPALGPQFMAGPQGKVPGRKRGRPPIRKLEFQSHYVEPLSPLKVPKKRGRKPGFKLKPRMVMSPLANSPPSSTPEPELGSIPQDAAIVPHSATPQVLTAETSMPDDFLCDPPVDSKRYAVDPSDSAFNVMTSQYPPKHSYGYRGSSCSTPMGLCRQASSPASFQDVNRNAYSPDSGESKRPAGKDPSSWGVEEVVWFIKDADPQALGPHADTFRKHEIDGDALLLLKSEMMMKYLGLKLGPALKLCYHIDRLKQNRL, from the exons ATGAGACTGCGAGGCGGGCGGGAATTCAACCCTGACTCCTACCTGGAACtggcccctcctcctcctctccctgtcGCCTGGATTCCTGGCGTCCTCAGAAAGGGCGTGCGCCTCCGTCTGCGTTTGGATCGCAGAGATGACCGCGGGCGGGGCTGCTGGCAACTGGTTGACTTGGAGGCGGAGTCAGAGCCGGTTGGGCGGAGGCTGAGGAGCCAGACCCCCGACACCTGCGCTCAAA GTCTGATGAGTACCTTGTCTGCCGGCTCAGAGATGCAGACTCCCGCTCTCGGCCCACAGTTCATGGCGGGGCCTCAGGGTAAGGTCCCTGGGAGGAAGAGAGGCCGGCCTCCTATTCGTAAGCTGGAGTTCCAGAGTCACTACGTAGAGCCTCTGTCACCTCTCAAGGTCCCGAAGAAGAGAGGCAGGAAGCCGGGCTTTAAG ctgaagCCCAGGATGGTGATGTCCCCACTAGCTAACTCTCCTCCCAGCAGCACACCAGAACCTGAGCTGGGCTCAATCCCACAGGATGCTGCTATTGTCCCCCACTCTGCCACGCCGCAGGTCCTCACAG CAGAGACCTCGATGCCCGATGACTTCCTATGTGACCCGCCGGTGGACTCCAAACGTTACGCTGTGGATCCCAGCGACTCTGCCTTCAATGTCATGACATCACAGTACCCGCCAAAGCACTCCTATGGGTACCGTGGCAGCAGTTGCTCTACCCCAATGGGCCTGTGCAGACAAGCATCGAGTCCAGCAAGCTTCCAGGACGTAAACAGGAATG CTTACAGTCCAGACTCTGGAGAGAGCAAGCGTCCTGCTGGTAAGGACCCGTCCAGCTGGGGTGTGGAGGAGGTTGTTTGGTTCATCAAAGATGCTGACCCCCAAGCCCTCGGACCCCACGCTGATACATTCAGGAAGCAT GAGATAGACGGGGACGCTCTGCTCTTGCTAAAGAGTGAGATGATGATGAAGTATCTGGGACTGAAGCTGGGACCTGCACTCAAACTCTGTTACCACATCGACAGGCTTAAACAGAATCGGTTGTGA
- the LOC131991223 gene encoding mitoregulin-like, with translation MAEVSERTLQVAVVVSFAAGFVAGWQANRMRRKFLDWRKKRLQDKLSETQKKLDLA, from the coding sequence ATGGCTGAAGTCTCCGAGAGGACACTACAAGTGGCCGTCGTGGTCTCCTTCGCTGCCGGCTTCGTGGCGGGCTGGCAGGCGAACAGAATGAGGAGGAAGTTTCTGGACTGGAGGAAGAAACGGCTGCAAGATAAACTGTCAGAAACTCAGAAGAAGCTGGATTTGGCTTGA